One Coffea eugenioides isolate CCC68of chromosome 2, Ceug_1.0, whole genome shotgun sequence genomic window, ATGAAATTGGACAACATAACGTCCACCAGTAAAGAGAAAGAAAGCATAAATAAAACTTGGACTAATAAGAAGAAACCTGCCGCGACTGGTGATGAAAGATAGACAAGCAGCCATCATTAACCATCCCTCTCATCAATGAAACACCCGCCATTTTTATTTTCCCACTTCTCCTTTCTCAGTTCACAACTTGAGCTTTGAACCCAAATTCACTCCACCACCCCCACCATCCACTCCACCACTAATATTTCCAAGTTCAATCGTCTTGTGCACCTCAACCCTCTCTTACGCCTTTaggagtttttctttctttctttctttcttatttcttaATAGATTGGCTCCAGATATTCCTTTTTCTAAGGAGACTGACTGACTTTGTCCCTGTCCGGCCCAATTAGCGTGCGCATTTTCATTACACATGTTAACTTGACAAATAGGAATGCAGCCCATTAGAATAGCCAGAACATACTTTTCATCTTCTTACGGAGGCGTGACTTTCAGACACCGTTAAAATACTTATTTGGGGGGTAAAATATCACCAATCTCTACAATCAATTTGTTGAATCACTTATTGGCTTTGGCCTTAATTTAGAGAAATAAAGTTGGATGCAGTTTGATAACCTCATtcaatacttaaatttaataaattcagaTTTCAACATGTTCAGATtcatttgataacaaaaaattgaacatttctGACACTtaattttttaggcaaaatttgcactcaaaattaagtgataaactatttacTTATTACTGAATATGATATACAGTCAAATATATTAGATtcaatacttaacaattcaataacttaacaAATTCATAATAAACGATCCTTGGACTGCATTCTAGATTTGTGAACCACACGTGCCTTCTTCGGGCCAACCAATGTAAGGATTTGTTTAAGATTTTTTGATACTTGGGTGACTAAATCGGCTGAACTTATAGAGCATTATATTTTGTCACGAGGAGCTTGCTATTTTTAAAAAGCAGGCTAATTTTATTGTAGCAGTTCAATggtacaagaagaagaaaatagcttattttcaagaaaattggaatgaaaagaCCGCTTCAGATTTCTTTGTATTTTACCTCATTTTTCCTCCGCTTACATGtacaccatttttttttttgactctcaCGCACAGACGTACAAGAAACAGCAGATGACTAGCTAGAATCCCACAGTAGCCTTTCATGAACTGCAAATAATCCTCACTTGATAGAGGGCGCAACACCTCAAAGATTATCCTACCATGATGGTACACCACAAAATGAGTCCAATTTTAACCATAATGTATGATGATGTACTGCCGTCTTAAAATCTCAAATGTGGGAAAGTAAGCCCTAAAACATATAGCAGACATTGCAAAATTTCGCATTGCTCTGAACTTGGTGAAGCTTCAACCATGAAGCAGCATCACAGGACAGAAGTACGTCTTTCCTCTATTCTTACAAGAAGTTTTCCGGTCATCTCTTGAGATCCATGCATaataaataggaaaaagtaTGCATCAGGCCTCGGAATCAGAATCTGAAGCTGACTCTGTATCTGAATGTGATTGGAAAGGTCTCAATCTGTTTGTATTGGCTTCTAAAGGTGGAAGTCCATCATCATCACTTGAATTGTCATTCTCCTCCATATTTGAAGTGTGCGACTGCAAATCCTGCTTCGAATTTCCTGAAGTTGCTGCTTTAAATACTTCTGGCCTGCACAGTTACAAGCAATAATCACCAAGCATAATAATTACATAAGCACCAAGATCCTTCTTATTGAGCGTGCATGTGAGCAGGCGCGTGAATGTTGTACCCAGAAAGTCAGTTTAGCCCTCGGGTTCCGAGCAGGAGGGGTGGCCTTAAAGATGTAATCAAACAAATAACAGCAGCCCTTCCAGGATTACATACTAAGAAAGTTAGAGCTAGAATGGAGCTAGAACACCATGGTGCATCTATTTACACTACTAAGCTCCTAATCAGGAGCACTTTTATCCAGCCATAGAAACTACAACTAATTTGATAATACTCAGAATAAACTGGCttaaacccccccccccccccaacacaaaaaaaaaggaacgtGAAACAATCACATCAAAGATATTGATctctataataaaaaataaaaagatattgaTCTCTAACTTTGTCACCTTTGCCACACCTTCTGGAAGTTTGGTATAAATGTCCACAAggcagatattcataggaacaGAAGTCCCTTGCTATTAAGTAATATCTCCAGCCAATATTGAAAAAACAAATCATTAGGTTCTCAGACTATGTTAGAAATTTATCTTGCAAAGGCATGGCGCAAAACAttaaaaaacaagagaaaacaaaacaaacttaAACTCAAACTACGCACCATTCAGGAGATTTTTGGAGCACTCGTACTCGTTCATAAAAGAGCACTTGTATAACAACGCAACCTACTTTCCGACCAAATTCAGCTGCTTCCTCCCTTCCAGTCTCGTCAACCACCACAAAGTTCCCTATATATCAATTTTtcatgcaaaagaaaataagaactTGATCAAAGTCTCAACTTTAATCATGCTAGAAATCCCCACTTCAAACgaaaatttaaaagaacaaaCCTCGTTTTATCCACATGctcttttgaaattttgctgGAAATATAGCTAACAATCTTTCTCTTTTTGCATCCATTACCTTTTAATACATTCAAAACTGAATTAACAACCACTAAATATCTATTAATCTGCAAAAATCACTAACTTATAGTTACATCACTCATAGAAACTTCATTGTCAAGCCTTACTACATGAAAAACTTCGGCTATGCCCATCTGTAGATGTATGGTTCGGTACAGGTGGGACAATGCTTGTGATCAATTCTAATCGGAACAATTTTCAGAGTACAGCAGTATGCGATGCTACTTCTGTTATGAATGACGCAACTAAAACAAATTATCCAACTTGATAATTAAATGTGGCCCTGAATGTAAAGGACATATTACCTCAATAAGATTGGAGCCCCGTAGGTCCACAACTTGCATGATGCTTTGCCCTTGTTGAAGCGTTAAGGTCTCTTCCTCAACAGCCCTCCTCAAATTTTTCCGTCCACCTCCCATGGCCTTTCTTCACTCTATTACTTTCTCAAACTGAAACCAACGGGACCAAAACCACATGCAAGCAGAAGCAATTCCTTAAATGCCAGTCTTTCAGCAAGCATTCATCAATTCCATAGTTCTGGAGAAGCAAGACTCGTATTTAAAACAGGAAAGAAATATCTCCTACTAGTCATGCACATTTGATAGGGCAGGGGCAGGAGGCGCCCCTTTTGGAGAGTGACACATGAAGGCAGAATTTTTTAGCACACCTCCAAGAATAAGTTACCTATAATTTGAAAATCTCACCGCGCATCGTGCGGTGTTCTCCTCCTAGTATTACCAAAAAATCGCAAGAGCCAAAACAACTCATTCTTCAGCCGTCGATCCCCCCTCCGATCCCTTAGGCTGAGACCCCATTGGCGGCGGCTCGAAAAATAGTAGATTGCTTGCTACTATCTCTGTCCTCCAATCTCTCGATATATCTCTATCTCTCTTGTTACCGGAGCACCTACGGCTTTAATTTCCAGGTTAGACCGCACCTCTCCACTTTCCCACTCCTTCCGATTTTTCCTTCCAGCTCTTCCCCTTCCTTCTCTTTCACCCGTCTCTGACTACACTTCTCCTTCGTGACTATTTTATGTTTATGAAAAGTTAATTCTTGTATTACATTCTTTTCTTGGAGTTGGCGGAATAAGTTTTATTCTTCTTACTTGCTCTGGTGTTTCTCCTTTGGAAGCTTTTTGGCTGTTATTACCATTTTACTTTGACTGTACGTGTCTGCAAGAATTATTGTAGATGTATTTCTTTGGTAATTAGCTGATACtctacacaaaaaaaaagagcgtGAAATAGATATGCAAGAACTCTTTAAACATTTTATATATACATGTGAAAGTACAATAAACTGTGATTTTTTTTCCCAGGTGATATCAGCGCCAGCCTTGCATCAGATGCTAGTTATGTAAACCTAATCTACAACAATGCTGTAAGCCTCCATTACAATGTTGACTTTAATGATATGTGCTATTGTATCCATGTTCTGTCTTTTTATGCATGATTAATGTACTATTACCATGACCTAATGATTTTATTAACCATATATATACTGTTGGTTTTAGTTTTGATTTTATTGTGAACTCATAATAGGTTTTTTACATAACTAGCTTTGATCTGAAGTTAAAGTCAATATGCATCTATATATATAAACAAATTTCCGCCATCTTGAATTATTTATCTGACTGAACCTCATGACCCTTCAACAGTGTTATCTTTCAGAGGGCGTGATCCAACAGTAAACAATTCAGACCTTCACATCTTAGGGACAAACTCATAAAAGAGTGACCATGCCTAGAAATCTTCCTGTTACAATCTACCAACGAGTGTAGATCTTCATTTGTCATAGGCTAGTCTACATACTTTCAAATTATAGGTAATCACTTCTCGGAGGTGTGCTAGAAAATTCTGCCTTCATGTGTCACTCTCCAAAAGAAGTCTCTACCATTTTCTCTCAAAGTAGAGGGGTCTTCTTCTACTGGAACATCTAGATGCCATATTTGGCATGGATTATGCATCCTATTGTAATTTACAAGAGAGTTTAGCAAATCTACTTTAAAAGTAACATTTCCTTCCATTAAGTTCTTTCTCGTAGAAAAACTTAAAGGTAGATTGAAAATCTGTTAACATTCACTCATTGAATCTTTCAATTGGCAATTCGAACTTTAATTGTTGTCCGTTAACCTGTTTAGGCTTCTTTCTCAGTTGAATCCAATTTCACAAAGTACAACAAACTGGCTATAAAAATCAGACCTTCCACACTTAATCATACTAAAATGTTACAGGGAACATCATGTTTAGCAAATACAGATTTAAAACACCCAAAACTGAATTACCTAGTAATTATTTCCATGTTAGTCCAAGTTATTAAAAAGTATGGTGATGTCAAAGAGTATGTTTAAAATAATAGTAGTCTATCAAACCAATGACATAGGGATCAACGGAATAAGAATTGATAACATGGTAGCCGAAAGCTTGCCATGGATGCAATTATAAATGAGATTTTCATGTTAAAATTTTTAGAAGTGGTAAGAGGCAATTTAGGGTCATGAATTAAAAGCATAGAGCATTGAAAGCAGAGCACTTTCCAAACAAAATACGGCTATCATTTCTTTTATGATTCAAGGCAAGAAAATgttatatagaggatgaagtcTAGTTAAGCAAGCAACAaattagcaaacctcttggaTGGAAACAGATTGTAACAAAAAATCTTAACTccaaaaataaagtaataacTGATTCATTGAGTACTAAATTTGCTGGTCACTTGCATACCTCCAGTGCTTAACTAATTACCAGTGGGTGAGAAAGTCCGGACCCTTCATTTGAGATCAAACTCTTTTTTCAGTACACTTTTGCTGAGGCATATATGAACCACTAAACTAATTTTGTTCATACATTCTAATTGCATATGCATTTTTTCAAGGTGAAATCCTACTTTTGTCCCTGTTTAGTATAAACTCAATCAAAAAGTGCAATTTTTAAGCATTTGGAAAATAAGAGCATATGTGTCATATTTAAAGATTCTTCAATTAATTCAATTTGACAACCCCaacaatatttaaaataaaatgaaaatgttAATTTCTAAAGTTTTCCAAGCACATGAGTTTCAATTGAACTTCAAAACACATAGCAAGTACAAGAAATAAGAAGACcacgttttcttttcttctatttcACAAATTCAAAAATGGAGATTTATACAAACGCTACCTGTttgttttggtattttgcaAATATAAGATCCAGTATGCTGTGCTACTTGAAGTGAATGATTAGGAAATAAGTCGaggggaaattttgaaaaaatcataaaaaactTTTCAGCAAGGAAAACAGATATTAAGACATTAAAATCCATTATATTTGCATGAGTTCTTTTAACCTTGAAGATAAAAACACGAAATCAAACAAAAAGGTAATAAACTTTTTTGCCACGTTTACTGAGTTCTT contains:
- the LOC113761221 gene encoding probable RNA-binding protein EIF1AD; the protein is MGGGRKNLRRAVEEETLTLQQGQSIMQVVDLRGSNLIEVMDAKRERLLAIFPAKFQKSMWIKRGNFVVVDETGREEAAEFGRKVGCVVIQVLFYERVRVLQKSPEWPEVFKAATSGNSKQDLQSHTSNMEENDNSSDDDGLPPLEANTNRLRPFQSHSDTESASDSDSEA